From the Bacteroidia bacterium genome, one window contains:
- a CDS encoding SDR family oxidoreductase, giving the protein MKTIIVTGASRGIGREVCINLAEKGYKVLAISRKIDKLESIQKTFPENLIPIEIDISQLPENWVEKILQQSAKIDALLNNAAVLVNKPFKETTINEWEYIFEVNLFSVVNLIQGLLPYFAKPAHIVNITSMGGFQGSVKFAGLSAYSASKAALANLTECLAEELKYESIYCNALALGAVQTEMLQEAFPSYIAPVSPVTMADYIVHFILHGYKVMNGKVLPVSVSIP; this is encoded by the coding sequence ATGAAAACTATCATTGTTACAGGAGCAAGCCGAGGTATAGGGCGAGAAGTCTGCATAAACCTTGCCGAAAAAGGCTATAAAGTGTTAGCCATTAGCCGAAAAATAGATAAACTTGAATCTATACAAAAAACTTTTCCAGAAAATCTTATCCCCATAGAGATAGATATTAGTCAGTTACCTGAAAACTGGGTAGAAAAAATTTTACAGCAGTCTGCTAAAATAGATGCCTTGCTGAATAATGCTGCGGTACTTGTTAACAAACCTTTCAAAGAAACTACGATAAATGAATGGGAATACATTTTTGAAGTAAATTTGTTTAGCGTAGTTAATCTTATACAGGGGTTATTACCGTATTTTGCTAAACCTGCACATATTGTTAATATCACAAGTATGGGCGGGTTTCAAGGTAGTGTAAAATTTGCGGGGTTATCTGCTTATAGTGCATCAAAAGCGGCTTTAGCTAATCTTACAGAGTGTCTTGCCGAAGAGCTTAAATATGAGAGTATTTATTGTAATGCATTAGCCTTGGGTGCTGTGCAAACCGAAATGCTGCAAGAAGCTTTTCCTAGCTATATAGCTCCTGTAAGCCCTGTAACTATGGCTGATTATATTGTTCATTTTATTTTACATGGATACAAAGTGATGAACGGTAAGGTGCTGCCTGTTTCTGTCAGTATTCCTTAG